Within Fusobacterium gonidiaformans ATCC 25563, the genomic segment ATACAAATAATGAATTTTCGGGTATAATCAAAGCAAGATAAAGGAATAAAACTTTTAGGAGGTAATAAAATGGCAATTGTACATGTAACAAAAGAAAATTTTAAACAAGAAGTATTAGAAGCAAATCAACCAGTAGTAGTAGACTTTTTCGCAACTTGGTGTGGACCTTGTAAATCATTATCACCTGTATTGGAAGATGTTGTAGCAGAAGATTCTTTCAAGAAAATTGTAAAAGTAGATATTGATGCAGAACCTGAATTGGCATCTGAATACAAAATTATGAGTGTACCTACTTTATTATTATTCAAACATGGAGAAGTTGTTGAAAAATCAGTTGGATTAATCCAAAAAGATGAAGTAAAAGCTTTATTCTCTAAATAAGAATCAATACAGAAAAAGGTCAGACATTGTCTGACCTTTTTATTTTTCTGTTTGAAATAAACTTTTTATCTTTTTAAAGAAAGGAGTAAAAATTTCCGGTGAAAAAATAAGTAATATAGGAAAAATTTCTAATCTTCCTAATAACATACTGATAGAAAGTACGATCTTATTAAAATTAGAAAAATGAGAATAATTCATCGTAGGCCCAACCATTCCAAATCCCGGACCAATATTATTGAAAGTAGCAGCTACTGCACTACAAGCGGAAATGAAGTCCGGACTTTCCGGAGCTACACAAAGTAATAATAGGAAGAATAAAGATAAATATAAAATCAAATACGTTCGGATACTCATAATCAATTCTTGAGATAAAGCCCGTCCATCCATTTTTAAACGAAAGACACGATTGGGAGAATACGTCTTTTTAAATTCATAAATAAAAGTCTTAAAAAGAACAATAAAACGTGAAACTTTCATTCCTCCCGCAGTGGAACCTGCACAACCACCTATCATCATAAGAAGTAATAAAATAGTTTTAGAAAAGACAGACCAAGTATCAAAATTTATGGTAGAAAAACCGGTAGTCGTCATAATAGAAGAAACAGTAAATAAACTATCGCGAAATAATTGCTCAATATTGTCATATTGATTATAATTATCAATGCAAATTGCAAGAACAGCGAAAGCAACAATGGATAAATAATATTTTAATTCTTCGTTGTGTAAGACTTGTTTGAAATTTCGTAGTAAAAGTGCATAAAATAAATTGAAATTCATTCCAGAAAGTAACATACCAATGGCTAGTACATATTCAATGTAGGCACTATGGTAGTAAGCGACACTGGTATTTTTAATTCCAAATCCTCCTGTTCCTACTGTACCGAAAGTATGAAGTACAGAATCAAAGAGAGGCATACCTCCCAGATATAAGAAAAGAGTGATGAGTAAAGTTAGGAAAATATAGATCATATATAAGATTCTTGAATTATAAGTCATCTTAGAAACTAATTTTCCAACAGTTGGTCCAGGAACCTCAGCTTTCATAATATGTAAAGATTGATTATTGTTTTTCGGTAAAATAGCAAGAGCTAAAACGAGTACTCCCATTCCTCCTACAAAGTGTGTAAAACTTCTCCAATAAAGAAGGGAATGAGAGAGAGCTTCTACATTGGACAGAATACTAGCTCCCGTTGTTGTAAATCCACTGACAACTTCAAAAAAAGCATCAACAAAAGAAGGGATTTCTCGACTTATAACAAAAGGGAGAGCTCCAAAAAAAGAAAGAGCCAACCAAGAAAATGCCACGATGAAAAGACCTTCTTTTGCAAAAATTTGAACATTTTCAGGTTGTTTTTTTGATAACAAATAGGCAGTCCCTATTAAGAGTAAAATTGTGAAAAGATGTGCCAAGGATACAAGAGTTTTCTCTTGATAATAGATACTCAAAATAAGTGGCACGATCATAAAGACAGCCTCTAATTTTAAAATATTAGATAACACATAGCGAATCATTTTATTGTTCATTTTTTTCCTCGATTACTTTAAAATTTTATTGACGTGATTTAGATATTTTTCGGTTGTTACAATAATAACCCGATCTTCCGGTAGAATTATGTCCATTCCCCCTGGAAAAATAGCTTGATTGTTTCGAATAATATAGGCAATCAATAAATTATCCTTAATATTTAAATTTTTCAATGGAATGTTGATAACATCGCTATCTTCCGGAACTTTAAATTCAATTGCTTCAACTCGATTTTCAGCCAATCGATAAAGAGTTTCAATATTTTCTTCATTTTCAGAGTTAATGAAAGAACGAACCGTTTTAATGATATAGTCAGCAATTAACTTTTTTGGAGTTACAATCGTTTGTAGTTCGGAAAAATCTAATAAATGAAAAAGAGAACTGTTATTGATTTTGGTAATCGTCTTTTTAATTCCCACTTTGTTTGCATACATTGAGAGAATCACATTTTCTTCATCGATTCCTGTTAAAGAAATGCAAGCATCATAACTTGAAAATTGTTCTTCTTCTAAAAGAGTGCTATCTGTACCATCCCCCCAGACGACATTTGCATTTTCATAAGTTTCACTTAATAAGTTTGCTTTTTCCTCATTGATCTCAAAAATTTTCAAATTCATTTTTTGTTCTAATAAAAGGGAAGTTAAATAATAGGTGATTCTTCCTGCTCCTATAATAGCCACCGACTTTATTTTCTCTTCAGAGTGACCTAGAGATTTATAAAACTCTGAAAGTTCTGCTTGAATTCCTGTAACATAGATACGATCTCCCGCTTGTAATATAAAATTTCCTGTGGGAATATGTACTTCTTGATTTCTTTTTACAATACACACAAGGATGGATTTAAAATAGTGATTTTTAAAATCAATCAGTTTTAAATGGTCTAAATAAGAATTTTCCTCAATGAGAACTTCTAACATGTTCACAGTGTTTCCGGAAAAAGATTCTACATTCAATGCTTTTGGGAATTCTAAATTTTTTAAAATAAAAAAAGCAGCTTCTGACTCAGGATTTAACATTCTATCAATTCCTAGAGAATCTGACATAAATTGAATTTGTGATGAATATTCAGTATTTCTTACTCTAGCTATGGTATATTTTGCACCTAATTTTTTTGCCATGACAGAGGAAATGATATTGATTTCATCTGATTGTGTGACGGCAATAAAAATATCCGCTTTTTCTATATTGGCTTCTTTTAAAATTTCACAGTTAGCTCCATTTCCAACAAGTCCCATAATGTCAGAAGAAGCAAGGACTTGATCCAGTACTTTTTGGTTTTCTTCGATCAAAGTAATGTCATTTCCTTCATTGGAAAGGTCATTACAAAGGAGCTCTCCTACTTTTCCAGCTCCTACGATAATAATTTTCATAGAGAATCTCTCCTATTCTTTCTATATTTTCATATTCAATTATACCAAATATTGATTAAAAAGCAATCGGATTATCTCTAAACGAGATTATTTTTTACATCATAATGCTATATTGAATAAAATATGAAGAAAAAATAAAATAAATACATAGAAATGTAATTTTATAGCATAATATTTCTCTTAAAAATAGCTATCTAAGAATACTTTCAAAGATTGTATATTATTATGTGAATTATATCTGTACTTAAAATATACTTAAATTTTTTATTTTTCAATAAAAAATTATTGACAAATAAAATAACATATATTAAATTTTGTTTGCTTGACAAAATAAATGAAAATCAGAAATAAATTTTATTGCAATGAGGGAGAGTGAAAAAATGAGAAAAATGTTGTTTTTGATTGGGGCTTTACTTTCGATTTCTGCGTTTGCAGAGCAAACTGTAGAATTAGGAAGTACCTCCATCAAAGGGAATCGAAAGGCTGATTATACTTTAACACCGAAAGAGTATAAGAATACTTATACAATTACTCAAGAAAAAATTCAAGAAAGAAATTACAAAAATGTGGAAGATGTCTTACGAGATGCTCCGGGAGTTGTAATTCAAAATACTGCTTTTGGTCCTAGAATTGATATGAGAGGGAGTGGAGAAAAGTCTCTATCCAGAGTAAAAGTTCTTGTAGATGGGGTTAGTATCAATCCAACAGAAGAAACGATGGCGAGTTTACCGATTAACTCTATTCCTATTGAAACTGTAAAGAAGATTGAAATTATTCCCGGAGGAGGAGCCACTTTATATGGAAGCGGATCCGTTGGAGGAGTAGTAAGTATTACAACAAACTCAAACGCAACCAAAAATAACTTTTTCATGGATTTAAATTATGGTTCTTTTGATAACAGAAACTTCGGATTTGCAGGAGGATATAACGTAACAGATAAATTATATGTAAACTATGGTTTTAATTATTTGAACAGTGAGGATTATAGAGAACACGAAGAGAAAGAAAATAAAATTTATTTATTAGGATTTGACTATAAAATCAATGCGAAGAATCGTTTTAGAGTACAAACAAGATACAGCAAAATGAAACATGACGGAAGTAACTGGTTAAGTCAAGATGAATTGAAAACTTCCAGAAAGAAAGCCGGATTAAATTTAGATTTGGATACAACGGATAAAAGTTACACTTTCGATTATGAATATAGACCTACTGAAAATTTGACTTTGGCAGCTACTGCATACAAACAACAACAAGACAGAGATATTACAACAGATGATATTCGGGATATTGAAATTGTCGCTTCCAATAGAAATTACACAGATTTAAAGGAATATATGACTTTTTATGATGTGAAATCTACCTTGAAGGCTAAATTTAAGGAAGAAAAGCACGGAATCAAATTAAAGGGAAAATATGAATATGGAAATGGAGAAGTCATTTTTGGTTATGATTATCAAGATTCTAACAACAAGAGAAATTCATTAGTACAATCCGAAACTTTAAAAACATATAATGACAGAATTAGTGATTTAAATCTAGATCCTACTGATAGAAAACCGATTGTTAACAGAGTAGACATAGATCTAACGAAAAAATCTCACGGATTTTATGCATTTAATAAATTAGAGTTAGGAAAGAAATTTGATTTTACAACAGGATTTAGAACAGAAATTACAGAATACAATGGATACCGAAAAAATGGACCAAATACTATGCCTATCATTTCTCCTAAGACAAATGAAATTAAGACAAATGAAAAAATGACAAATTATGCTGGAGAAGCAGGAATGTTATACAAGTATAGTGATACAGGAAGAGCCTTTGTAAGATATGAAAGAGGATTTGTAACACCATTTGCCAATCAATTGACAGATAAAATACATGATACAGAGTTAAAAAATCCAGGTGGATTCTTTACTCCACCAATCGTAAATGTGGCCTCTTTGTATGTTGCGAATAACTTAAAATCAGAAATTACAGATACAATAGAAGTTGGATTCCGAGATTATATTTTTGACTCTTTGGTAAGTGCATCATTCTTTGCAACTGATACCACGGATGAAATCACATTAATTAGTTCCGGAATTACAAACCCAGCGGTTAATAGATGGAAATTCCGAAATATTGGAAAAACAAGAAGATTAGGAATTGAATTGGAAGCAGAACAAAAATGGGGAGATTTTGAATTTAGTCAATCTCTAACCTTTGTAGATACAAAAGTATTGAAAACAGATAAAGAATCTAATATCTATCGAGGAGATAAAGTGCCTATGGTTCCGAACATCAAAGCAACTCTAGGATTAAAATATAATGTTACAGACAATTTATCTTTGATTGGAACTTATACTTATTTAAGCAAGAGAGAAACCAGAGAATTGGATGAAAAAGATAAGGTGTATAAGCATACAATTAAAGGATATGGTACAGCGGATTTAGGAGTCTTGTATAAAGTAGATAAATATTCCAACTTCAAAGTAGGAGCAAAAAATCTTTTTGGAAAGAAATATAATTTGAGAGAAACAAAATTAGAAGCATTGCCAGCACCAGAAAGAAATTATTATTTAGAATTTAATGTCAAATTTTAAAAATTAAAAAAGGAGTATTTAAATGAAAAATAGATTATTGATATTATGCTTGGCATCTCTTGCCAGTATCAGTTATGCTAATGAAGGAAAAGCATATGAAGGACCAGCTCATTATCGTGTTATTGAAACACAAGAACATATTGTTCCTTTGGAAAGAGGAGCTTATGAGGATTTATTAAGAGTCGTGGACGAACAAAATAGACAAAAAGGAATATCTTCTAATTATTTAAAAAAAGGACGGGATGGAAGACATCTTGGAGATATAGACTTGGTACCAGTAGCACAATTTGCCGGAGATGAAAATGACTATAAAGTAGAGTTGGTATCTAAAAAAAGTTCAAAACTTTCAGGATATCATAGCGTTCATGAATTGTTAGAAGGAAAAGATAAAAAGTTAAAAGAGGACGGAACATTTGAAAAATTATCTTATTCTCGAGAGGGAAATCAAAAAAGATTTTACTTCGGAAATGGGAATGTTGTAAAAGACATCACAATTACAGGAACAGAAAAATTTGATGAGAAATTAAGAGAAACAAAAAAACAAAAGAACGATAGATATATTATAGAAGGAGTTTATAAAAGACCTTTTAAGGATAGAGATCAATTAGGAATTTCAGTAGATGACTATAAGAAAAATATTGAAGGACAAAGTAGAGAAAAGGCTCTAAAATATATTAAACAAAAATTAGAAGAGAGATTAGGAACTTCTTCCAAATATAAATTTGAAATTAAAAATGGAGAACTTTATGCTAAAGATAGTAGTGGAAAAGAGTGGAAAGTATTATTACACATAGAACCTGTATCTGTTCCTGAAATTCGATATGGATCGACAAAAAAAGAGTATAAGGATGATATTTTTACAAATATTTATTTATATACTCCTACTTCAAGTTCTGATGATAAAAAAGACAGTAGTGGACGTGTTTTATACACAAAAGATAATAATATTGTGGTAGAAGATAAATTTAAATATCTGGATAATGTAGTAGAATTTGATTCTAAAAAAGAAACGATAAAAAAAGAATATGAAAAAGACAAAAAAACAATGTCTAATGAAGAATTTAAGAAAAAATGGGTAACTCCATTTGAAAAAGGGGGTGAATTTGAAAAAGCTCTTATTTCATTCACTAAAGATTTAAAATTAGCTTCCGATGAAAAGGAACAAGTAGATCAGAGAAAGAATGCTGCAAGAAAATCTAAAGAAAAAATAGAAAATGACAAAAATTGGCCAAAAGACTTATATTCTTTTCAATTGAAATATATGAATGAAAAAGAAAAGGAAGAAACTTTCAAAAAATATCCTAAAGCATCAGAATTACTTAAGGAATGGTTTGAACAAAATAAAATTTATGATGAAGCAGACAAAAAAAGTGATGAGCTTTCTGAAAAAATTAGTTCAGAAATTCCGAAGAAACATGGGTTTTATGATGGGTGGAAACCTAAAAAGGAGGAAAATAAATGGTTAAAAGGAGTTGTCGCTAATAAAGATTTGACTCGAAAATATCTTGGAAAGAATGTAGAATTTCGAGGTCAAGGAAGAATTGAAGGAACGGTTGATTTAGGAGAAGGAAACAATGAATTAACCATTAAAGAACAATTTACAGGAAGATACGGAACAAATATTGTTTTAGGACCAAAGGCAGCTTTGAAGAATATTAAATATGTGAATGTTGCCGGAGCGATTGGAGATAGTTCTCATTCCTCATTATCTGGAAGAACATCTTTGACTTTAGATATTGATCCTTCTGTAGCGAATGAGAAGGGGCACTTAACACAACATGCTTTTAAGAATTCAGATCCAAATATTGTTTTTAGAGGTTTGGGAAGCGA encodes:
- the trxA gene encoding thioredoxin, encoding MAIVHVTKENFKQEVLEANQPVVVDFFATWCGPCKSLSPVLEDVVAEDSFKKIVKVDIDAEPELASEYKIMSVPTLLLFKHGEVVEKSVGLIQKDEVKALFSK
- a CDS encoding TrkH family potassium uptake protein, giving the protein MNNKMIRYVLSNILKLEAVFMIVPLILSIYYQEKTLVSLAHLFTILLLIGTAYLLSKKQPENVQIFAKEGLFIVAFSWLALSFFGALPFVISREIPSFVDAFFEVVSGFTTTGASILSNVEALSHSLLYWRSFTHFVGGMGVLVLALAILPKNNNQSLHIMKAEVPGPTVGKLVSKMTYNSRILYMIYIFLTLLITLFLYLGGMPLFDSVLHTFGTVGTGGFGIKNTSVAYYHSAYIEYVLAIGMLLSGMNFNLFYALLLRNFKQVLHNEELKYYLSIVAFAVLAICIDNYNQYDNIEQLFRDSLFTVSSIMTTTGFSTINFDTWSVFSKTILLLLMMIGGCAGSTAGGMKVSRFIVLFKTFIYEFKKTYSPNRVFRLKMDGRALSQELIMSIRTYLILYLSLFFLLLLCVAPESPDFISACSAVAATFNNIGPGFGMVGPTMNYSHFSNFNKIVLSISMLLGRLEIFPILLIFSPEIFTPFFKKIKSLFQTEK
- the trkA gene encoding Trk system potassium transporter TrkA → MKIIIVGAGKVGELLCNDLSNEGNDITLIEENQKVLDQVLASSDIMGLVGNGANCEILKEANIEKADIFIAVTQSDEINIISSVMAKKLGAKYTIARVRNTEYSSQIQFMSDSLGIDRMLNPESEAAFFILKNLEFPKALNVESFSGNTVNMLEVLIEENSYLDHLKLIDFKNHYFKSILVCIVKRNQEVHIPTGNFILQAGDRIYVTGIQAELSEFYKSLGHSEEKIKSVAIIGAGRITYYLTSLLLEQKMNLKIFEINEEKANLLSETYENANVVWGDGTDSTLLEEEQFSSYDACISLTGIDEENVILSMYANKVGIKKTITKINNSSLFHLLDFSELQTIVTPKKLIADYIIKTVRSFINSENEENIETLYRLAENRVEAIEFKVPEDSDVINIPLKNLNIKDNLLIAYIIRNNQAIFPGGMDIILPEDRVIIVTTEKYLNHVNKILK
- a CDS encoding TonB-dependent receptor, giving the protein MRKMLFLIGALLSISAFAEQTVELGSTSIKGNRKADYTLTPKEYKNTYTITQEKIQERNYKNVEDVLRDAPGVVIQNTAFGPRIDMRGSGEKSLSRVKVLVDGVSINPTEETMASLPINSIPIETVKKIEIIPGGGATLYGSGSVGGVVSITTNSNATKNNFFMDLNYGSFDNRNFGFAGGYNVTDKLYVNYGFNYLNSEDYREHEEKENKIYLLGFDYKINAKNRFRVQTRYSKMKHDGSNWLSQDELKTSRKKAGLNLDLDTTDKSYTFDYEYRPTENLTLAATAYKQQQDRDITTDDIRDIEIVASNRNYTDLKEYMTFYDVKSTLKAKFKEEKHGIKLKGKYEYGNGEVIFGYDYQDSNNKRNSLVQSETLKTYNDRISDLNLDPTDRKPIVNRVDIDLTKKSHGFYAFNKLELGKKFDFTTGFRTEITEYNGYRKNGPNTMPIISPKTNEIKTNEKMTNYAGEAGMLYKYSDTGRAFVRYERGFVTPFANQLTDKIHDTELKNPGGFFTPPIVNVASLYVANNLKSEITDTIEVGFRDYIFDSLVSASFFATDTTDEITLISSGITNPAVNRWKFRNIGKTRRLGIELEAEQKWGDFEFSQSLTFVDTKVLKTDKESNIYRGDKVPMVPNIKATLGLKYNVTDNLSLIGTYTYLSKRETRELDEKDKVYKHTIKGYGTADLGVLYKVDKYSNFKVGAKNLFGKKYNLRETKLEALPAPERNYYLEFNVKF